A stretch of Azospirillum brasilense DNA encodes these proteins:
- a CDS encoding quinoprotein dehydrogenase-associated SoxYZ-like carrier encodes MTTPHRIIRRLSGVTLSGAAWLCLGSVGALAASPQEERWDMLRDMYFSGRTVEDAGPLLSLEAPKRANDAAVVPIRIVTAPGSGVQVTAVHLIVDENPVPMAATFRFAHGDSPQAIDTRLRVNAYTNITAVAETSDGRLLRTTQFVKASGGCSAPALKNAQLAVARMGKMKLNLPDNIAAGKPLTAQLLISHPNYTGMQYDQLNYYFIPAHYVKTVAIRYNGAPVLDVQSDISLSEDPSIHFSLVPEEQGTLDVTAEDSNGRIFQESWPIRANSGS; translated from the coding sequence ATGACCACACCACACCGGATCATCCGCAGGTTGTCGGGCGTCACGCTGTCGGGCGCCGCCTGGCTGTGCCTGGGCAGCGTGGGCGCTCTGGCGGCCTCGCCGCAGGAGGAACGCTGGGACATGCTGCGCGACATGTATTTCTCGGGCCGCACGGTCGAGGATGCCGGGCCGCTCCTCAGCCTGGAGGCTCCGAAGCGGGCCAACGACGCGGCGGTCGTGCCCATCCGGATCGTGACGGCGCCGGGAAGCGGCGTCCAGGTGACCGCGGTCCATCTCATCGTCGATGAGAATCCCGTGCCGATGGCCGCGACCTTCCGTTTCGCCCATGGCGACAGCCCGCAGGCGATCGACACCCGTCTGCGGGTGAACGCCTACACCAACATCACCGCCGTCGCGGAGACCAGCGACGGGCGGCTGCTCCGCACCACGCAATTCGTCAAGGCGTCCGGAGGGTGCTCCGCTCCGGCACTGAAGAACGCCCAGCTCGCCGTCGCCCGCATGGGCAAGATGAAGCTGAACCTGCCCGACAACATCGCCGCCGGAAAGCCGCTGACCGCGCAACTGCTGATCAGCCACCCCAACTACACCGGCATGCAGTACGACCAGCTCAACTATTACTTCATCCCCGCCCACTACGTGAAAACCGTCGCCATCCGCTACAACGGGGCGCCGGTGCTCGACGTGCAATCGGACATCTCGTTGAGCGAAGACCCCAGCATCCATTTCTCCCTGGTGCCGGAGGAGCAGGGAACGCTGGATGTCACCGCCGAGGATTCGAACGGGCGGATTTTCCAGGAGAGCTGGCCGATCCGCGCCAATTCCGGTTCGTGA
- a CDS encoding quinoprotein relay system zinc metallohydrolase 2 produces MAAAATFLRPSAHTALRPSAHTALAGVWLSVWLFGAAAPATADPLPVFEVAPGVFVHAGHHEETDATNAGDIANCGFVVGNDAVAVIDSGGSPIVGHRLREAIRVHTDRPIRYVVNTHMHPDHILGNVAFLPDRPDFVAHGNLQAALAARSEHYRQAFDAAVGAAAAAEVRIIPPTLVVSDRLELDLGGRVLDLVAWPVAHTDNDLTVLDRQTKTLWAGDLLFVERAPAIDGSVLGWLRTLDALAAEPAARVVPGHGPPSAPWPDAAGDLRRYLSRVVEGVRKVQAAHGTIQQAVETVAADEAPRWRLFDSYNPRNVTAAFAELEWE; encoded by the coding sequence ATGGCTGCTGCGGCCACGTTCCTCCGGCCGTCCGCTCACACGGCCCTTCGGCCGTCCGCTCACACGGCGCTGGCCGGCGTCTGGCTGTCCGTCTGGCTGTTTGGGGCGGCGGCCCCGGCGACGGCCGATCCCCTGCCCGTGTTCGAGGTCGCCCCCGGTGTGTTCGTGCACGCCGGCCACCACGAGGAAACCGACGCGACCAACGCCGGGGATATCGCCAACTGCGGGTTCGTCGTCGGGAACGACGCCGTCGCCGTGATCGACAGCGGTGGCTCACCAATTGTGGGACATCGTTTGCGTGAGGCGATCCGCGTCCACACCGACCGGCCCATCCGCTACGTCGTCAACACCCACATGCACCCGGACCATATTCTGGGAAACGTGGCCTTCCTGCCCGACCGGCCCGATTTCGTCGCCCACGGCAACCTCCAGGCAGCCCTGGCGGCACGCAGTGAGCATTACCGGCAGGCGTTCGACGCCGCGGTCGGTGCCGCCGCCGCCGCGGAGGTCCGGATCATCCCGCCGACCCTCGTGGTTTCCGACCGCCTGGAGCTGGATCTGGGCGGGCGCGTGCTCGACCTTGTCGCGTGGCCGGTGGCCCACACGGACAACGACCTGACGGTGCTCGACCGGCAGACGAAGACGCTGTGGGCCGGGGACCTGCTGTTCGTGGAGCGGGCGCCGGCCATCGACGGTTCGGTCCTCGGCTGGCTGCGCACCCTCGACGCTCTGGCCGCAGAACCGGCGGCGCGCGTCGTCCCCGGACACGGCCCGCCCTCTGCCCCATGGCCGGACGCGGCCGGGGACCTGCGCCGCTACCTGAGCCGGGTCGTCGAGGGTGTCCGCAAGGTCCAGGCCGCCCACGGCACGATTCAGCAGGCGGTCGAAACGGTCGCCGCCGACGAGGCGCCGCGCTGGCGCCTGTTCGACTCCTACAACCCGCGCAACGTGACGGCGGCCTTCGCCGAACTGGAATGGGAATGA
- the pqqA gene encoding pyrroloquinoline quinone precursor peptide PqqA has protein sequence MVLSIQKLRERTMKTWRKPKIRVIAVGTEINAYACAQL, from the coding sequence ATGGTCCTTTCCATCCAAAAACTGAGGGAGCGCACCATGAAGACTTGGCGCAAACCGAAAATCCGCGTGATCGCCGTCGGCACCGAAATCAACGCCTACGCCTGCGCACAGCTTTGA
- a CDS encoding RibD family protein has product MALAGLYVADALHSLGSASAPFVYASFVASLDGRIALQDGEASRLPVEITSESDFRLFLELQAQADCLVTHGGYLRDLAAGRLDDVLQVGTRAMDRDLARWRLENGLSAQPAIVIASASLDFPIPQSVIREKQRVLIATGRQAPRDRVDALRARGFPVILAGDGASVEGAPLVRELGNLGFRSVYLLTGPRMLSTMLRDGMLSRLYLTIAHRVVGGESFHTMATGPRLEGAGRLRLSSLHYDSAAPDGAGQWFARFEPLRPA; this is encoded by the coding sequence GTGGCGTTGGCGGGGCTGTATGTGGCCGATGCGCTGCACAGCTTGGGCAGCGCATCGGCGCCGTTCGTCTATGCGAGCTTCGTCGCCAGCCTGGACGGGCGCATCGCGCTGCAGGATGGCGAAGCGAGCCGCCTTCCAGTCGAGATCACCAGCGAGAGTGATTTCCGCCTGTTCCTCGAACTGCAGGCCCAGGCCGATTGCCTCGTCACCCATGGCGGCTATCTGCGCGACCTCGCGGCAGGCCGGTTGGACGACGTGCTGCAGGTCGGGACGCGCGCCATGGACCGCGACCTCGCGCGGTGGAGGCTGGAGAACGGCTTGTCCGCCCAGCCGGCTATCGTGATCGCCAGCGCCAGCCTCGATTTTCCGATTCCGCAGTCGGTCATCCGGGAGAAGCAGCGTGTTCTGATCGCGACCGGTCGGCAGGCCCCGCGCGATCGGGTCGACGCGTTGCGCGCGCGTGGCTTCCCGGTGATCCTAGCTGGAGACGGTGCATCGGTGGAGGGGGCGCCTCTGGTCCGGGAACTCGGCAACCTCGGCTTCCGCAGCGTGTATCTGCTGACCGGCCCCCGCATGCTGTCCACCATGCTGCGGGACGGAATGCTGTCGCGGCTTTATCTCACCATCGCGCACCGCGTGGTGGGAGGGGAGAGCTTTCACACCATGGCGACGGGGCCACGGTTGGAGGGAGCCGGCCGCCTGCGCCTGTCCTCGCTGCATTACGACAGCGCGGCACCGGATGGGGCGGGCCAATGGTTCGCCCGGTTCGAGCCGCTGCGCCCGGCGTGA